In a genomic window of Micromonospora cremea:
- a CDS encoding acyl-CoA mutase large subunit family protein, translated as MDADEIAAGRARWQARYDSARKRDADFTTLSGMPVEPVYGPPEGAAYPGFERIGWPGEYPYTRGLYPTGYRGRTWTIRQFAGFGNAQQTNERYKMILGAGGGGLSVAFDMPTLMGRDSDDPQALGEVGHCGVAIDTATDMAALFDGIDLAGVTTSMTISGPAVPVFCMYLVAAERQGADLSKLDGTLQTDIFKEYIAQKEWLFDPEPHLRLIGDLMEYCAREIPRYKPLSVSGYHIREAGSTAAQELAYTLADGFGYVELGLSRGLDVNVFAPGLSFFFDSHLDFFEEIAKFRAARRIWARWLRDVYGATSEKALWLRFHTQTAGVSLTAQQPVNNVVRTAVEALAAVLGGTNSLHTNALDETLALPTDESAEIALRTQQVLMEETGVVNVADPLGGSWYVEALTDKIEAEAEEIFARIRQLGGEGPHQIGPMTSGILRGIEDGWFTGHIAESAFVYQQALEKGDKKIVGVNCHTGTVAKELEILRISHEVELEQRRVLAERKSARDESAVRAAIARMVDVSRTDQNMIPAMLDAVRAEATLGEICDALRAEWGTYREPARF; from the coding sequence ATGGACGCCGACGAGATCGCCGCCGGACGGGCACGCTGGCAGGCCCGGTACGACTCCGCGCGCAAGCGGGACGCGGACTTCACCACGCTCTCCGGGATGCCGGTCGAACCGGTCTACGGGCCGCCCGAGGGTGCCGCCTACCCGGGGTTCGAGCGGATCGGCTGGCCGGGCGAGTACCCGTACACCCGGGGTCTGTATCCGACCGGCTACCGCGGTCGGACCTGGACGATCCGGCAGTTCGCCGGCTTCGGCAACGCCCAGCAGACCAACGAGCGCTACAAGATGATCCTCGGCGCGGGCGGCGGTGGCCTCTCGGTCGCGTTCGACATGCCGACCCTGATGGGGCGCGACTCCGACGACCCGCAGGCGCTCGGTGAGGTCGGCCACTGCGGCGTCGCCATCGACACCGCCACCGACATGGCGGCGCTCTTCGACGGCATCGACCTGGCCGGCGTCACCACCTCGATGACCATCTCCGGGCCGGCCGTGCCGGTGTTCTGCATGTACCTGGTGGCCGCCGAGCGGCAGGGCGCCGACCTGTCCAAACTGGACGGCACCCTGCAGACCGACATCTTCAAGGAATACATCGCGCAGAAGGAGTGGCTGTTCGACCCCGAGCCGCACCTGCGCCTGATCGGCGACCTGATGGAGTACTGCGCCCGGGAGATCCCGCGCTACAAGCCGCTGTCGGTCTCCGGCTACCACATCCGCGAGGCCGGCTCGACCGCCGCGCAGGAGTTGGCGTACACCCTGGCCGACGGATTCGGCTACGTGGAGCTGGGCTTGAGCCGCGGGCTGGACGTCAACGTCTTCGCGCCGGGGCTCAGCTTCTTCTTCGACTCGCACCTCGACTTCTTCGAGGAGATCGCCAAGTTCCGCGCCGCCCGGCGGATCTGGGCCCGTTGGCTGCGCGACGTCTACGGGGCGACCAGCGAGAAGGCCCTCTGGCTGCGGTTCCACACGCAGACCGCCGGGGTGTCGCTGACCGCCCAGCAGCCGGTCAACAACGTCGTACGCACCGCCGTCGAGGCGTTGGCCGCGGTGCTCGGCGGGACCAACTCGCTGCACACCAACGCGCTGGACGAGACCCTGGCACTGCCCACCGACGAGTCGGCCGAGATCGCCCTGCGTACCCAGCAGGTGCTGATGGAGGAGACCGGCGTGGTCAACGTGGCCGACCCGCTCGGCGGCTCCTGGTACGTGGAGGCGCTGACCGACAAGATCGAGGCAGAGGCGGAGGAGATCTTCGCCCGGATCCGGCAGCTCGGTGGGGAGGGCCCGCACCAGATCGGCCCGATGACCTCCGGCATCCTGCGCGGCATCGAGGACGGCTGGTTCACCGGGCACATCGCCGAGTCGGCCTTCGTCTACCAGCAGGCGCTGGAGAAGGGCGACAAGAAGATCGTCGGCGTCAACTGCCACACCGGCACGGTCGCCAAGGAGCTGGAGATCCTGCGCATCTCGCACGAGGTGGAGCTGGAGCAGCGCCGGGTGCTCGCCGAGCGCAAGAGCGCCCGGGACGAGTCCGCGGTCCGCGCGGCGATCGCCCGGATGGTCGACGTCAGTCGCACCGACCAGAACATGATCCCCGCCATGCTGGACGCCGTCCGCGCCGAGGCCACCCTCGGCGAGATCTGCGACGCCCTCCGCGCCGAGTGGGGCACCTACCGAGAACCCGCCCGCTTCTAA
- a CDS encoding Asp23/Gls24 family envelope stress response protein: MSDEATRELTTVPAVAGGTTQVSDEVVEKIAVAAARAVPGVAELGGDVARFFNSVLDRVGLDQVGDARRGCSAHVTGDAAVVNLVLVIQAGQPVPEITGQVRARVTEAVEAYGLRVDEVNIRVDDVAMGGPATPTA; the protein is encoded by the coding sequence GTGAGCGACGAGGCGACGCGGGAGCTGACCACGGTGCCGGCGGTGGCTGGCGGCACGACGCAGGTCTCCGACGAGGTGGTCGAGAAGATCGCCGTCGCGGCGGCCCGCGCGGTCCCCGGGGTGGCCGAGCTGGGCGGGGACGTCGCCCGGTTCTTCAACTCGGTCCTCGACCGGGTCGGGCTGGACCAGGTGGGCGATGCCCGGCGGGGCTGCTCGGCGCACGTGACCGGGGACGCGGCCGTGGTCAACCTGGTGCTGGTCATTCAGGCCGGCCAGCCGGTGCCGGAGATCACCGGGCAGGTGCGGGCCCGGGTCACCGAGGCGGTCGAGGCCTACGGGCTGCGGGTGGACGAGGTCAACATCCGGGTCGACGACGTGGCGATGGGCGGGCCGGCGACGCCGACCGCCTGA
- the meaB gene encoding methylmalonyl Co-A mutase-associated GTPase MeaB — MSEAVEHVPAAGAPSVRRSRDVPLLVERARAGDPRAVARLITLVENGDELLPEIAAALAPYAGQAQVVGLTGSPGVGKSTTTNELVRALRARGHRVGVLAVDPSSPFTGGAILGDRVRMQDHATDPGVYIRSMSSRGHLGGLAAATPQAVRVLEGAGCDVVLVETVGVGQAEVEVASLADTTLVLLAPGMGDAIQAVKAGILEIADVFVVNKADRDGVDATVRDIQGMIALGERGPGQWRPQVVRSVAARGEGIDDIAAAIDKHRGWLVEHGELRRRQEARAAAEIEAIALGVLRARIGSLRDGTELQTLAAKVAEGAQDPYAAANRLLSQLAR; from the coding sequence GTGAGCGAAGCGGTCGAGCACGTTCCGGCGGCCGGCGCACCGTCGGTGCGCCGGAGCCGGGACGTACCGCTGCTGGTCGAGCGGGCCCGCGCGGGTGACCCCCGCGCGGTGGCCCGACTGATCACGCTGGTGGAGAACGGCGACGAGCTGCTGCCGGAGATCGCCGCCGCCCTGGCGCCGTACGCCGGGCAGGCCCAGGTGGTGGGGCTGACGGGTTCACCCGGGGTGGGCAAGTCGACCACCACCAACGAGCTGGTCCGCGCGCTGCGGGCGCGTGGGCACCGGGTCGGCGTGCTGGCGGTCGATCCGTCCAGCCCGTTCACCGGCGGAGCGATCCTCGGCGACCGGGTGCGGATGCAGGACCACGCCACCGACCCGGGCGTCTACATCCGGTCAATGTCCAGCCGCGGGCACCTCGGCGGGCTGGCCGCGGCGACACCGCAGGCGGTCCGGGTGCTGGAGGGCGCCGGCTGCGACGTGGTGCTGGTGGAGACCGTCGGCGTCGGGCAGGCCGAGGTGGAGGTCGCCTCGCTGGCCGACACCACGCTGGTGCTGCTCGCCCCCGGCATGGGTGACGCGATCCAGGCGGTCAAGGCCGGCATCCTGGAGATCGCCGACGTGTTCGTGGTCAACAAGGCCGACCGCGACGGCGTCGACGCCACCGTCCGCGACATCCAGGGCATGATCGCCCTCGGTGAGCGCGGCCCGGGGCAGTGGCGACCGCAGGTGGTCCGCTCGGTCGCGGCGCGTGGTGAGGGCATCGACGACATCGCCGCCGCCATCGACAAACATCGTGGCTGGCTGGTCGAACACGGTGAGCTGCGCCGCCGCCAGGAGGCGCGGGCCGCCGCCGAGATCGAGGCCATCGCGCTCGGTGTGCTCCGCGCCCGCATCGGCTCCCTACGCGACGGCACCGAGCTGCAGACGCTGGCCGCCAAGGTCGCCGAAGGCGCCCAGGACCCCTACGCAGCCGCAAACCGCCTGCTATCCCAGCTAGCCCGCTAA
- a CDS encoding acetyl-CoA C-acetyltransferase has translation MASVIVSGARTPMGRLLGNLKDLPATKLGGIAIKAALERAGVSPDQVQYVIMGQVLQAGAGQIPARQAAVEAGVPMSVPALTINKVCLSGLDAIALADQLIRAGEFDIVVAGGMESMTNAPHLLLGQRSGYKYGDVVVKDHMAHDGLSDAWDCCSMGESTERLGTRHGISREEQDAFAAASHQRAAAAQKNGHFADEIAPVVIPQRKGDPLVISEDEGIRPDTTVESLAKLRPAFTKDGTITAGSSSPISDGAAAVVVMSMAKAKELGLTWLAEIGAHGNVAGPDNSLHSQPSNAINHALKKGGLSVEDLDLIEINEAFAQVGIQSTRDLGISPDKVNVNGGAIALGHPIGMSGARLVLTLALELKRRGGGTGAAALCGGGGQGDALIIHVPGKAETNQ, from the coding sequence ATGGCTTCGGTGATCGTCAGCGGCGCGCGGACCCCGATGGGGCGGCTGCTGGGCAACCTCAAGGACCTCCCGGCCACGAAGCTCGGCGGGATCGCGATCAAGGCGGCGCTGGAGCGCGCCGGCGTCAGCCCGGACCAGGTCCAGTACGTGATCATGGGGCAGGTGTTGCAGGCCGGCGCCGGCCAGATCCCGGCCCGGCAGGCGGCGGTCGAGGCCGGCGTGCCGATGTCCGTGCCGGCGCTGACCATCAACAAGGTGTGCCTCTCCGGCCTGGACGCGATCGCCCTGGCCGACCAGCTCATCCGGGCCGGCGAGTTCGACATCGTGGTGGCCGGCGGCATGGAGTCGATGACCAACGCCCCGCACCTGCTGCTCGGCCAGCGCTCGGGCTACAAGTACGGCGACGTGGTGGTCAAGGACCACATGGCCCACGACGGGCTCAGCGACGCCTGGGACTGCTGCTCGATGGGTGAGTCCACCGAGCGGCTCGGCACCAGGCACGGCATCTCCCGCGAGGAGCAGGACGCCTTCGCCGCGGCCAGCCACCAGCGGGCCGCCGCCGCCCAGAAGAACGGCCACTTCGCGGACGAGATCGCCCCCGTGGTGATCCCACAGCGCAAGGGCGACCCGCTGGTGATCAGCGAGGACGAGGGCATCCGCCCGGACACCACCGTCGAGTCGCTGGCCAAGCTGCGTCCCGCGTTCACCAAGGACGGCACCATCACCGCCGGCAGCTCCTCGCCGATCTCCGACGGCGCCGCCGCGGTGGTCGTGATGAGCATGGCGAAGGCCAAGGAGCTGGGGCTGACCTGGCTGGCCGAGATCGGCGCGCACGGCAACGTGGCGGGCCCGGACAACTCCCTGCACTCGCAGCCGTCCAACGCGATCAACCACGCCCTGAAGAAGGGCGGCCTGAGCGTCGAGGACCTGGACCTCATCGAGATCAACGAGGCGTTCGCCCAGGTCGGCATCCAGTCCACCCGTGACCTGGGCATCAGCCCGGACAAGGTCAACGTCAACGGCGGAGCGATCGCGCTGGGGCACCCGATCGGCATGTCCGGAGCCCGGCTGGTGCTCACCCTCGCGCTGGAGTTGAAGCGGCGCGGCGGCGGCACCGGCGCGGCGGCGCTCTGCGGCGGCGGCGGCCAGGGGGACGCCCTGATCATCCACGTTCCGGGAAAGGCTGAGACCAACCAGTGA
- the mce gene encoding methylmalonyl-CoA epimerase — MAENSPAEPGADYVTDIGLRKIDHVGIAVADLDAAIDFYQRTFGMRCVHIETNAEQGVREAMLAVGPTAEGGCVQLLAPLTPESTIAKFLDRNGPGVQQVAYTVVDIDVACAALRARGMRLLYDAPRRGTADSRINFVHPKDAGGVLVELVEPAATH; from the coding sequence ATGGCTGAGAACTCCCCCGCCGAGCCCGGTGCGGACTACGTCACAGACATCGGGCTTCGCAAGATTGACCACGTCGGGATCGCCGTGGCCGACCTGGACGCCGCGATCGACTTCTACCAGCGGACGTTCGGGATGCGCTGCGTGCACATTGAAACCAACGCTGAGCAGGGCGTCCGGGAAGCGATGCTGGCCGTCGGGCCGACCGCCGAGGGCGGCTGCGTGCAGTTGCTCGCCCCGCTCACCCCGGAGTCGACGATCGCCAAGTTCCTGGACCGCAACGGGCCGGGCGTGCAGCAGGTCGCGTACACCGTGGTGGACATCGACGTGGCCTGCGCCGCGCTGCGGGCGCGCGGGATGCGGCTGCTCTACGACGCACCGCGGCGCGGCACCGCGGACTCCCGGATCAACTTCGTGCACCCGAAGGACGCCGGCGGCGTCCTGGTCGAACTGGTCGAACCCGCCGCCACCCACTGA
- the ccrA gene encoding crotonyl-CoA carboxylase/reductase, which translates to MQDILEAIMAAEESSDPDRELAGVAGLPVPESYRGVVVRAVEARMFDGMATRDKDPRKALHVQEVPTPELGPGEALVAVMASAINYNTVWTSIFEPVSTFKFLQRYGRVSELTRRHDLPYHVVGSDAAGVVLRTGPGVTRWAAGDEVVAHCLSVELEDAAGHDDTMLDPQQRIWGFETNFGGLAELAVVKANQLMPKPRHLTWEEAASPGLVNSTAYRQLVSHHGANMKQGDVVLIWGASGGLGGYATQMALNGGAIPVCVVSSPEKAELCRRMGAELVIDRAAEGFRFWKDEETQDPDEWKRLGERIRELTGGEDPDIVFEHPGRETFGASVYVARRGGTIVTCASTSGFQHQYDNRYLWMHLKRIVGSHFANYHEAWQANRLVALGKVHPTVSRTYALEQTGQAAYEVHRNAHQGKVGVRCLAPTDGLGVRDGELRARHEDAINRFRGH; encoded by the coding sequence GTGCAGGACATCCTCGAAGCGATCATGGCGGCGGAGGAATCGAGCGATCCGGACCGCGAGCTCGCCGGCGTCGCCGGGCTGCCCGTTCCGGAGAGCTATCGGGGCGTGGTCGTCCGCGCCGTAGAGGCCCGGATGTTCGACGGCATGGCCACCCGGGACAAGGACCCCCGCAAGGCGCTGCACGTGCAGGAGGTGCCGACGCCGGAGCTCGGACCGGGCGAGGCGCTGGTCGCGGTGATGGCCAGCGCGATCAACTACAACACGGTGTGGACCAGCATCTTCGAGCCGGTGTCCACCTTCAAGTTCCTCCAGCGCTACGGCCGGGTCTCCGAGCTGACCCGCCGGCACGACCTGCCGTACCACGTGGTCGGCTCGGACGCGGCCGGCGTGGTGCTGCGCACCGGCCCCGGGGTGACCCGGTGGGCCGCCGGCGACGAGGTGGTCGCGCACTGCCTCTCCGTCGAGCTGGAGGACGCGGCCGGGCACGACGACACCATGCTCGACCCGCAGCAGCGGATCTGGGGCTTCGAGACCAACTTCGGCGGGCTGGCCGAGCTGGCCGTGGTCAAGGCCAATCAGCTGATGCCCAAGCCCCGGCACCTGACCTGGGAGGAGGCGGCCAGCCCGGGGCTGGTGAACTCCACCGCGTACCGGCAGCTCGTCTCGCACCACGGGGCCAACATGAAGCAGGGCGACGTGGTGCTGATCTGGGGCGCCTCCGGCGGCCTCGGCGGGTACGCCACCCAGATGGCGCTGAACGGCGGGGCGATCCCGGTCTGCGTCGTCTCCTCGCCGGAGAAGGCCGAGCTGTGCCGCCGGATGGGCGCGGAGCTGGTCATCGACCGGGCGGCGGAGGGCTTCCGGTTCTGGAAGGACGAGGAGACCCAGGACCCGGACGAGTGGAAGCGCCTGGGTGAGCGGATCCGCGAGCTGACCGGGGGCGAGGACCCGGACATCGTCTTCGAGCACCCGGGCCGGGAGACCTTCGGCGCGAGCGTCTACGTGGCCCGGCGCGGCGGCACCATCGTCACCTGCGCCTCCACCAGCGGCTTCCAGCACCAGTACGACAACCGCTACCTGTGGATGCACCTCAAGCGGATCGTCGGCAGCCACTTCGCGAACTACCACGAGGCCTGGCAGGCCAACCGCCTGGTCGCGCTCGGCAAGGTGCACCCCACGGTGTCCCGCACCTACGCCCTGGAGCAGACCGGGCAGGCGGCGTATGAGGTGCACCGCAACGCTCATCAGGGCAAGGTCGGCGTGCGCTGCCTTGCCCCCACGGACGGACTGGGCGTGCGCGACGGGGAGCTGCGGGCCAGGCACGAGGACGCGATCAACCGGTTCCGGGGGCACTGA
- a CDS encoding cell division protein DivIVA — protein MPQQQSSPLAFFDNANSQPDFTVGLRGYNTHQVDDFIGRMTAALTQSEQARAEAEQRMNDAQRRLRQAEQRMSALEQKLTDTNKQLEENSRPTLSGLGTRVEQILRLAEEQANDHRNEAKRESEGILSAARLEAREITDKARAEAAAMKASAEREAGNLRTAAEREAAEVRVQARREADTLRADADRETKQLRTVTAHEVAELKSTVEREVATLRATAEREITQQRAKAAREAEEKRAEATKLLTDARDKRDKDLQALELQLAERREKSEREESERHAAQVAQTQKMVSEAEQRARAAQERAKEIEQRAEARRVESERSANETIDKAKALSEKTLNEAKAESQRLLTEARTEAELTTQAARREVEDLTRQKDAVTSQLGQMLSGLAGIVPGVPAAKPEAKPEAKKADGGQERVTAETAG, from the coding sequence ATGCCCCAGCAGCAGTCCTCCCCTCTCGCGTTCTTCGATAACGCGAACTCGCAGCCAGATTTCACCGTTGGCCTGCGCGGATACAACACCCACCAGGTCGACGACTTCATCGGCCGGATGACGGCCGCGCTGACCCAGTCCGAGCAGGCCCGCGCCGAGGCCGAGCAGCGGATGAACGACGCCCAGCGTCGGCTCCGCCAAGCCGAACAGCGCATGAGTGCGCTGGAGCAGAAGCTCACCGACACGAACAAGCAGCTCGAGGAGAACAGCCGGCCCACCCTCTCCGGGCTCGGCACCCGCGTCGAGCAGATCCTCCGGCTCGCGGAGGAGCAGGCCAACGACCACCGCAACGAGGCCAAGCGCGAGTCGGAGGGCATCCTCTCCGCCGCCCGCCTCGAGGCTCGTGAGATCACCGACAAGGCCCGCGCCGAGGCCGCCGCGATGAAGGCCAGCGCCGAGCGCGAGGCCGGCAACCTGCGCACCGCCGCCGAGCGCGAGGCCGCCGAGGTCCGGGTGCAGGCCCGCCGCGAGGCCGACACGCTGCGCGCCGACGCCGACCGCGAGACCAAGCAGCTGCGTACCGTCACCGCGCACGAGGTGGCCGAGCTGAAGTCGACCGTGGAGCGGGAGGTGGCCACCCTCCGGGCCACCGCCGAGCGCGAGATCACTCAGCAGCGCGCCAAGGCGGCCCGTGAGGCCGAGGAGAAGCGCGCCGAGGCGACCAAGCTGCTCACCGACGCGCGGGACAAGCGCGACAAGGACCTCCAGGCCCTGGAGCTCCAGCTGGCCGAGCGGCGCGAGAAGTCCGAGCGCGAGGAGTCCGAGCGGCACGCCGCCCAGGTGGCGCAGACCCAGAAGATGGTCAGCGAAGCCGAGCAGCGGGCCCGGGCCGCGCAGGAGCGCGCCAAGGAGATCGAGCAGCGCGCCGAGGCCCGCCGGGTCGAGTCGGAGCGCAGCGCCAACGAGACGATCGACAAGGCCAAGGCGCTGTCCGAGAAGACGCTCAACGAGGCCAAGGCCGAGTCGCAGCGCCTGCTCACCGAGGCCCGCACCGAGGCGGAGCTGACCACCCAGGCCGCCCGCCGCGAGGTCGAGGACCTCACCCGGCAGAAGGACGCGGTCACCTCGCAGCTCGGTCAGATGCTCTCCGGGCTCGCCGGCATCGTCCCCGGCGTTCCGGCGGCGAAGCCGGAAGCCAAGCCGGAGGCCAAGAAGGCTGACGGCGGTCAGGAGCGGGTGACCGCGGAGACCGCCGGCTGA
- a CDS encoding helix-turn-helix domain-containing protein: MIRAQLRRLRTAAGMSQEEFGRLVHYSGSMVSALELGQRPLDRLFLARADEVLATGGLLVYLLKLAERDGQPSWFRPWLDAERSARQLRCFQPTLIPGLLQTENYARAVIRCDDMLSDDEVERRVHARLDRQSLLVQPEPPQFIAVVDELVLRRAGEDVRGLMVEQITHLVASLERPHVSLHIIPAEVGLHVGLSGPFNLARGADGGWVGHMEHQIDGLVVDGDDEVATLLARWEMIRNGALSRRQSIELMKEVVTSWT, from the coding sequence ATGATCCGCGCTCAACTGCGCCGGCTGCGAACCGCTGCCGGGATGAGCCAAGAGGAGTTCGGCCGGCTGGTGCACTACTCCGGCTCGATGGTGTCGGCGCTGGAGCTGGGTCAGCGTCCGCTGGACCGGCTCTTCCTGGCCCGGGCCGACGAGGTGCTGGCCACCGGCGGCCTGCTGGTCTACCTGCTCAAGCTCGCCGAGCGGGACGGCCAGCCGAGCTGGTTCCGGCCCTGGCTGGACGCCGAGCGCAGCGCCCGCCAGCTGCGCTGCTTCCAGCCGACGCTGATCCCCGGCCTGCTCCAGACCGAAAACTACGCCCGCGCGGTCATTCGTTGCGACGACATGCTCAGCGACGACGAGGTGGAGCGTCGGGTGCACGCCCGGCTGGACCGACAGTCGCTGCTGGTCCAGCCGGAACCGCCGCAGTTCATCGCAGTCGTCGACGAGTTGGTGCTGCGGCGTGCCGGGGAGGACGTCCGGGGGCTGATGGTCGAGCAGATCACTCATCTGGTCGCCAGCCTGGAACGGCCGCACGTCAGCTTGCACATCATTCCGGCCGAGGTCGGGCTGCACGTAGGCCTGTCGGGGCCGTTCAATCTGGCCCGGGGCGCGGACGGTGGTTGGGTGGGGCACATGGAGCACCAGATTGACGGCCTGGTGGTCGATGGCGACGATGAGGTGGCTACGCTGCTGGCTCGCTGGGAGATGATCAGGAATGGTGCCCTGTCCCGCCGGCAGTCGATCGAGCTGATGAAGGAAGTTGTGACCTCATGGACCTGA
- a CDS encoding DUF397 domain-containing protein, whose amino-acid sequence MDLTDARWRTSSRSGNGECVEVADNLPGVVGVRDSKDPAGPVLVFAPAAWRAFVAVARRPTV is encoded by the coding sequence ATGGACCTGACCGACGCCCGGTGGCGGACGTCCAGCCGGAGCGGCAACGGAGAGTGCGTCGAGGTGGCGGACAATCTGCCCGGGGTGGTGGGCGTGCGGGACAGCAAGGACCCGGCCGGTCCGGTGCTGGTGTTCGCGCCGGCGGCCTGGCGGGCGTTCGTGGCCGTCGCCCGTCGCCCCACCGTCTGA
- a CDS encoding AI-2E family transporter has translation MPDPDVDPDEPPAVPSGKFGTPGRPLRRSSFLIGFTGALGVLLAYTLYLGIRNAGGILVLVVIALFLAVGLYPAVARLRRWGLPHGLAVAVVALTLVLLLCGGVVALVPPIVTQSGQFIDQLPSYVEELRRNPTVNDLVERYDLVERVQGAVNAGTVGRALGGVLGGAQLIFGTVFRALTVLVLTIYFLAYFNRLRSLGYALVPRSRRERVQLIGDEMLAKVGAYMVGALSIAVLAGATTFVFALIVGLPYPFALAVVVAVTDLIPQIGATLGAVIVSLVGFATDLPTGIACAVFFLIYQQVENYLIYPKVMRRSVEVNEVAALLAALLGVALLGVVGALIAIPTVAALQLILREVVLPRQETR, from the coding sequence ATCCCCGACCCGGACGTCGACCCGGACGAGCCGCCGGCCGTCCCGTCCGGGAAGTTCGGCACGCCGGGGCGTCCACTGCGGCGCAGCAGCTTCCTGATCGGCTTCACGGGCGCGCTCGGCGTGCTGCTGGCGTACACCCTCTATCTGGGGATTCGCAACGCCGGCGGCATCCTGGTGCTGGTCGTGATCGCGCTCTTCCTGGCGGTCGGCCTCTACCCGGCGGTGGCCCGGCTACGCCGCTGGGGGCTCCCCCACGGCCTGGCGGTCGCGGTGGTGGCGCTGACCCTGGTGCTGCTGCTCTGCGGCGGCGTGGTGGCGCTGGTCCCGCCGATCGTGACCCAGTCCGGACAGTTCATCGACCAGCTGCCCAGCTACGTCGAGGAGCTGCGCCGTAACCCGACGGTCAACGACCTGGTGGAGCGGTACGACCTGGTGGAGCGGGTGCAGGGCGCGGTCAACGCGGGCACCGTCGGCCGGGCGCTCGGCGGGGTGCTCGGCGGCGCCCAACTGATCTTCGGCACGGTGTTCCGGGCGCTGACCGTCCTGGTGCTGACCATCTACTTCCTGGCGTACTTCAACCGGCTACGTTCCCTGGGCTACGCGCTGGTGCCCCGGTCGAGGCGCGAGCGGGTGCAGTTGATCGGCGACGAGATGCTGGCCAAGGTCGGCGCGTACATGGTCGGCGCGCTCAGCATCGCGGTGCTGGCCGGGGCGACCACCTTCGTCTTCGCGCTGATCGTCGGGTTGCCGTACCCCTTCGCGCTGGCCGTGGTGGTCGCGGTGACCGACCTGATCCCGCAGATCGGCGCCACCCTGGGCGCGGTGATCGTGAGCCTGGTCGGTTTCGCCACCGACCTGCCGACCGGCATCGCCTGCGCGGTCTTCTTCCTCATCTACCAGCAGGTGGAGAACTACCTGATCTACCCGAAGGTGATGCGGCGCTCGGTGGAGGTCAACGAGGTGGCCGCCCTGCTGGCCGCGCTGCTCGGAGTGGCGCTGCTGGGCGTGGTGGGCGCGCTGATCGCCATTCCCACGGTGGCCGCGCTGCAACTGATCCTGCGCGAGGTGGTGCTGCCCCGCCAGGAAACCCGCTGA
- a CDS encoding alpha/beta hydrolase: MSKPIRASSVLPGHREDIELHTADGLRLVGELALPADRPPAATLICLHPLPTHGGMMDSHVFRKAAWRLPALADVAVLRFNTRGTSSLRGTSEGAFDAAVGERYDVAAAIEYAEFAELPNIWLVGWSFGTDLALKYGCDPAVAGAILLSPPLRFSAPEDLATWAGSGRPLVALVPEFDDYLRPAEARERFAAVPQAEVVGVPNAKHLWVGDAETVLDEIVRRVNPAVAVPLPTTWDGPMETGDVSAYADRTVASFADTPVPGPLANRAD; this comes from the coding sequence GTGAGCAAACCGATCCGCGCGTCGTCGGTCCTGCCCGGTCACCGGGAGGACATCGAGCTGCACACCGCCGACGGCCTGCGGCTGGTCGGTGAGCTGGCCCTGCCGGCCGACCGGCCGCCGGCGGCCACCCTGATCTGCCTGCACCCGCTGCCCACCCACGGCGGGATGATGGACAGCCACGTGTTCCGCAAGGCGGCCTGGCGGCTGCCGGCGCTGGCCGACGTGGCCGTGCTCCGGTTCAACACGCGGGGAACCAGCAGCCTGCGCGGCACCAGCGAGGGGGCCTTCGACGCGGCCGTCGGCGAGCGCTACGACGTGGCCGCCGCCATCGAGTACGCGGAGTTCGCCGAGCTGCCGAACATCTGGCTGGTCGGCTGGTCGTTCGGCACCGACCTGGCGCTCAAGTACGGCTGCGACCCGGCGGTGGCGGGCGCGATCCTGCTCTCCCCGCCGCTGCGCTTCTCGGCTCCCGAGGATCTGGCCACCTGGGCCGGCTCCGGTCGCCCGCTGGTGGCCCTGGTGCCGGAGTTCGACGACTACCTGCGCCCGGCCGAGGCCCGGGAGCGGTTCGCCGCGGTCCCGCAGGCCGAGGTGGTGGGCGTGCCGAACGCCAAGCACCTCTGGGTCGGCGACGCGGAGACGGTGCTCGACGAGATCGTCCGGCGGGTGAACCCGGCGGTCGCGGTGCCGCTGCCGACGACCTGGGACGGCCCGATGGAGACCGGCGACGTCAGCGCGTACGCCGACCGGACGGTGGCCTCGTTCGCCGACACTCCCGTTCCCGGCCCGCTCGCCAACAGGGCAGACTGA